One Bacillota bacterium genomic window carries:
- a CDS encoding glycosyltransferase family 4 protein translates to MRVVLLTNYFPPEIGAASHLFYDLAESLAFRGHAVTVVTGYPRYNVDVNELPPRYRRGLFLREEQGGIEILRVRVPVLPRHIPLARGLDHFLVAFGLWVAIMRVRAADVVLLYSPPLTLGLTAAVFGSWRRVPFVINVQDLFPQNAIDLGLLHNPLLIALFRRIEKWVYRQAAGITVHSEGNADYVKARVADPGKVVVVPNWVDTDAIRPGPRLNGFRKQHGLGDRFVVSFAGTMGYSQDLDTVIAAADLLRECTDLLFVLVGDGVERPGLEAEVARRSLTNVMFLPMQPREVYPLILHASDACLVTLRKVVRTPVVPSKLLSIMAAARPVLGSMNLDGDAPKLIQAAQCGLCVEPERPDQLAQAVLTLYNDRGLAARLGQNGRRYAEQHLSRTHCVSLYEHVLSDAVARAQGRGLHE, encoded by the coding sequence CCTCGCCGAGAGCCTGGCTTTCAGGGGACACGCGGTGACCGTGGTCACCGGGTATCCGCGTTACAACGTGGACGTGAACGAGTTGCCCCCCCGGTACCGGCGGGGTCTTTTTCTACGCGAGGAGCAGGGCGGGATAGAAATCCTGCGCGTTCGTGTCCCTGTCCTCCCACGCCACATTCCTCTGGCTCGCGGGCTCGATCATTTCCTGGTGGCCTTCGGGTTGTGGGTCGCCATCATGAGGGTGCGGGCCGCTGACGTGGTGTTGCTCTACTCTCCCCCGCTTACCCTGGGGCTCACCGCTGCGGTTTTCGGTTCGTGGAGGCGTGTCCCCTTCGTCATCAACGTTCAGGATCTGTTTCCCCAAAACGCCATAGACCTCGGGCTCCTGCACAACCCTCTGCTGATCGCTCTGTTTCGGCGGATCGAGAAGTGGGTCTACCGGCAGGCGGCGGGCATCACCGTGCATTCGGAAGGGAACGCGGATTACGTGAAGGCACGCGTGGCTGATCCCGGCAAGGTGGTCGTCGTGCCCAACTGGGTGGACACCGATGCCATTCGGCCCGGCCCGCGCCTCAACGGGTTCCGTAAACAGCACGGCCTGGGAGACAGATTCGTGGTATCGTTTGCGGGGACAATGGGTTACTCACAGGACCTGGACACGGTCATCGCCGCAGCCGATCTGCTCCGGGAATGTACCGACCTCTTATTCGTGCTCGTGGGGGACGGCGTGGAGCGTCCCGGCTTGGAGGCCGAGGTCGCCCGGCGCAGCCTCACCAATGTGATGTTCCTGCCGATGCAGCCGCGCGAGGTATATCCCCTGATTCTTCATGCGTCCGACGCCTGCCTCGTTACACTGCGCAAGGTGGTCAGGACGCCCGTTGTCCCCTCGAAGCTGCTCAGCATCATGGCCGCGGCCAGGCCGGTTCTGGGGAGCATGAATCTCGACGGGGATGCCCCGAAGCTCATCCAGGCGGCCCAGTGCGGCCTCTGCGTTGAGCCGGAACGGCCGGATCAGTTGGCTCAAGCAGTTCTTACGCTGTACAATGATCGCGGCCTGGCGGCGCGGCTGGGCCAGAACGGGAGGCGTTACGCCGAACAGCACCTGTCGCGAACGCATTGCGTTTCCCTGTACGAGCACGTGCTTTCCGATGCCGTCGCCCGGGCGCAGGGCCGTGGTCTACATGAATGA